One region of Rhizobium sp. WYJ-E13 genomic DNA includes:
- a CDS encoding DUF4158 domain-containing protein → MARSTDNICGRRQTSVCRTRIFQFAALSTTKTGRSEMAQRALLSEAWWQQATTIPDDERAIAKHYTMDRPDLDLIMRQNKASNRLGLACVLATLRCLGRPLADGEILPLGVLRFLARQIGVDHREIERYFERPRTRREHLVLLFDRLKMRPYPRTRSSRL, encoded by the coding sequence ATGGCAAGGTCTACGGACAATATCTGTGGACGCCGCCAAACGTCCGTTTGTCGGACACGCATTTTCCAGTTCGCTGCACTCTCCACAACGAAAACTGGAAGATCAGAGATGGCACAAAGAGCACTGCTCAGCGAGGCATGGTGGCAACAGGCGACGACCATCCCGGACGACGAAAGGGCGATCGCCAAACATTACACAATGGACAGGCCGGATCTCGACCTGATCATGCGGCAGAACAAGGCATCGAACCGGCTGGGCCTTGCCTGTGTTCTGGCCACACTGCGATGCCTGGGCCGACCGCTTGCGGATGGCGAGATCCTGCCTCTCGGCGTCCTGCGGTTTCTGGCGCGGCAGATCGGTGTCGATCATCGTGAGATCGAACGGTACTTCGAGCGTCCGCGGACGCGGCGCGAACATCTCGTCCTGCTTTTCGATCGACTGAAGATGCGTCCGTACCCGCGAACGAGATCCTCTCGTCTATGA
- a CDS encoding recombinase family protein: MTAIGYARVSTGDQDTALQIDALRKVGCEKLFEDTASGVKTDRPGLTEAIRYARDGDTLTVWKLDRLGRSMKHLIEIITELEAKGVGFRSITENIDTTTSGGRLVFHLFGALAQFERDLIRERTRAGLQAAEERGRRGGRQVVVTPEKLAKARQHLAAGLNVREAAARVKIGKTALYEALRAEKAPTSTVKPT, from the coding sequence ATGACCGCCATCGGCTATGCGAGGGTCTCGACCGGGGACCAGGATACAGCCTTGCAAATCGACGCCCTGCGCAAGGTGGGTTGCGAGAAGCTGTTTGAAGACACGGCTTCGGGTGTGAAGACCGATCGTCCAGGGCTGACTGAGGCGATCCGCTATGCTCGGGACGGCGACACGCTGACGGTCTGGAAGCTCGATCGTCTCGGCCGGTCGATGAAACACCTGATCGAAATCATCACCGAGCTGGAAGCCAAGGGCGTCGGTTTCCGCTCCATCACCGAAAACATCGATACAACGACATCCGGTGGCCGTCTCGTCTTTCACCTGTTCGGAGCGCTGGCCCAGTTCGAGCGCGATCTCATCCGAGAAAGAACCCGCGCCGGACTGCAAGCTGCAGAGGAGCGCGGCCGACGCGGTGGCCGACAAGTGGTCGTAACCCCGGAGAAACTTGCCAAAGCCCGTCAGCATCTGGCGGCCGGTTTGAACGTCCGGGAAGCCGCAGCCCGCGTGAAAATCGGCAAAACCGCCCTGTACGAAGCTCTCAGGGCCGAAAAAGCACCGACATCAACGGTTAAACCAACCTGA
- a CDS encoding response regulator transcription factor has product MKLVIVTPIRLFGDGLAACLRQHDDIVLQGIYSDIVALRHAHATSAATVALIDVTQGIDLGEVRATTVTFPHIAFVALGLVEQRQEIIRCGRAGFIGYVDRDASVDHLRQAMHDALAGRLNCSAEVSGGLLRALFNRETDQDADALDQGLTHREGQVLRLIGDGLSNKEIANELSISIATVKHYVHHILRKLQICRRAQAMRRVRQAPWLAASPPIIQRADADGAVVPNRLSKRSPSGL; this is encoded by the coding sequence ATGAAATTGGTAATCGTAACTCCCATACGATTATTTGGTGACGGTCTGGCGGCCTGCCTTCGGCAGCACGACGATATCGTCCTTCAGGGCATCTATTCCGATATCGTGGCGCTTCGCCACGCGCACGCCACCTCGGCGGCGACGGTCGCGTTGATCGACGTCACGCAGGGGATCGATCTCGGGGAAGTGCGCGCCACGACGGTGACATTCCCCCATATCGCCTTCGTGGCGCTCGGCCTGGTCGAACAGCGTCAGGAGATCATTCGTTGCGGCCGCGCCGGCTTCATCGGTTATGTCGATCGCGACGCCTCGGTGGACCATCTGCGACAGGCAATGCACGACGCGCTCGCGGGAAGGCTGAACTGCAGCGCCGAAGTCTCCGGGGGCCTGCTGCGTGCCCTGTTCAACCGGGAGACGGACCAGGATGCCGACGCCCTCGACCAGGGCCTGACACATCGGGAAGGACAGGTGCTGAGACTGATCGGCGACGGCCTGTCCAACAAGGAAATCGCCAACGAACTCTCGATCAGCATCGCCACCGTGAAGCACTACGTCCACCACATCCTCCGTAAGCTGCAGATCTGCCGGCGCGCCCAGGCCATGCGGCGCGTGCGACAGGCACCATGGCTTGCGGCCTCGCCGCCGATCATCCAGAGAGCCGACGCGGACGGCGCGGTGGTGCCCAACCGACTCTCCAAGCGCAGTCCGTCCGGGCTATAG
- a CDS encoding GAD-like domain-containing protein has product MSAFEDFEKLYGPADDRIIPGAEQISAYADLLPEEILQAWRENGWCSYGDRLLWMVDPGQFSDIIGDLAEFEKGTPVVFVRSAFAHLYIWCDGAAYSFDVHHGSLSRVTDNIVVMFMLMCDEEVREKILRSSQYKRMAPALGPPDRDECYAFEPALQLGGSGADDTIRRVKIREHLGILSQI; this is encoded by the coding sequence ATGAGCGCATTCGAGGACTTCGAGAAACTCTATGGCCCAGCCGACGACCGGATCATTCCGGGCGCCGAGCAGATTTCCGCCTATGCCGACCTCCTCCCCGAAGAGATCCTTCAGGCTTGGCGCGAGAATGGCTGGTGCTCCTATGGCGACCGCCTGCTGTGGATGGTCGATCCGGGGCAGTTCTCCGACATTATCGGCGACCTTGCGGAATTCGAGAAAGGCACGCCGGTCGTATTCGTCCGATCCGCCTTCGCACACCTCTATATCTGGTGCGACGGCGCCGCCTATAGCTTCGACGTCCATCACGGAAGCCTCAGCCGCGTGACCGACAACATCGTCGTGATGTTCATGCTCATGTGCGACGAAGAGGTGAGGGAGAAAATTCTCCGATCATCCCAGTACAAGCGCATGGCCCCCGCGCTGGGACCCCCCGATCGCGACGAGTGCTATGCGTTCGAGCCAGCCCTACAGCTCGGCGGCAGCGGAGCGGACGACACAATCAGACGTGTCAAGATACGTGAGCACCTTGGAATTCTGTCCCAGATCTGA
- a CDS encoding DUF4157 domain-containing protein — protein MAEQHQPLRASPTIERRPPAHIVQRSAATSTSPAATPRAQASQPTLSTAARPGQRAVSVSVTSPVSIQTARVSQPSDPAELEATRTARKIVQMGEPAKAPAKAPAIRPEEQSKKKQVVQRAAREAQPAVKPDEDARKTPIQRAARPAAPPVLTTAISPAGGGAPLPASVRSFMEPRFGANFGNVRIHTGNAAAEQSASLNAHAFTVGQHVFFGRNQFQPESSSGRELIAHELTHTIQQGAAVQRSAAPDISERSEPQIQRFGLSDALDYIADKANYIPGFRLLTIVLGINPINMAPVERSTANILRGMLELISITGALIAQALDQYGILAKVAAWAEGHIRSLGMVGGALKQALTKFLDSLGWSDILSPGDVWERGKRIFTEPIDRLISFGKTLVGDILGFIREAVLMPLAKLAEGTRGYDLLKAVLGQDPVTGEKVAPTAEAFVGGFLKLIGQEDIWENIQKAKALPRIWAWFQGAMASLKGVVSQIPALFIAALKALDISDLVLPFKAFGKLVNVFGSFVGQFVSWGLGAAWTLLEIVFDVVSPGALVYVKKTGAALKGILKNPLPFVGNLVKAAKLGFTDFAGNFLTHLKAGLIDWLTGSLPGIYIPKAFSLVEIAKFAFSVLGLTWANIRAKLVTAVGGPVVKALETGFDIVVKLVREGPAAAWDLIKEQLANLKDMVIGGITDFVVDTVVKKAIPKLISMFIPGAGFISAILSIYDTVMVFVNKISQIIQVVKSFIDSIVAIAAGQIAPAAQRVEGILANLLSLAINFLAGFAGLGKVADKIMGVINKIRAPIDKALDWLIGWIVGMAKKLGKGIVQAGVPKDPLKRLDLAASAATAAAKRLGNGFTKPLLIPILASIKARYGLASIDVFERGGSWWVSAAINPKLERNMGIITVGTPAAAAASTLTPMKQVSIDFKCNTGKYILSVYSQQLKGQEDGLNVISVKDWKDNRKSYDASGRGSSVPQEEVRELYRKDLKSRNMTPTEIEFQLARLAALHEPDLVAGGFNTIAKLGSRYINSSIGSQWKTKVEDIETGVKAIDKKDWPKQRINVKLQAVAFTEA, from the coding sequence GTGGCAGAGCAGCACCAGCCACTTCGTGCCTCCCCGACGATCGAGCGGCGACCGCCCGCCCATATCGTCCAGCGGAGCGCGGCCACAAGCACCTCTCCCGCCGCGACCCCGCGCGCGCAGGCGAGCCAGCCGACGTTATCGACGGCCGCACGCCCCGGACAGAGGGCTGTCTCCGTTTCCGTCACATCCCCCGTCTCCATCCAGACCGCGCGGGTCTCCCAGCCAAGCGATCCCGCCGAGCTCGAAGCAACGCGGACCGCGCGCAAGATCGTCCAAATGGGCGAGCCCGCGAAGGCCCCTGCAAAGGCGCCGGCGATCAGGCCGGAGGAGCAGAGCAAGAAGAAACAGGTCGTGCAACGTGCCGCCAGGGAGGCCCAGCCCGCCGTCAAGCCGGACGAGGACGCAAGGAAGACCCCGATCCAGCGTGCGGCCCGCCCCGCCGCGCCACCGGTTCTGACCACGGCCATCTCGCCGGCGGGAGGCGGCGCGCCATTGCCGGCCAGCGTTCGCAGTTTCATGGAACCGCGTTTTGGCGCCAATTTCGGCAATGTTCGCATCCATACCGGAAATGCCGCCGCCGAGCAGAGCGCCAGTCTCAACGCCCATGCCTTTACCGTGGGCCAGCACGTCTTCTTCGGCCGCAACCAGTTCCAGCCGGAGAGTTCGTCCGGCCGGGAGCTAATCGCGCACGAGCTGACGCATACGATCCAGCAGGGCGCCGCCGTCCAGCGCAGCGCCGCACCAGACATCTCGGAGCGCAGCGAGCCGCAGATTCAGCGCTTCGGGCTGAGCGACGCGCTCGACTACATCGCCGACAAGGCCAACTACATTCCCGGCTTCCGGCTGCTGACCATCGTGCTCGGAATCAATCCGATCAACATGGCACCCGTCGAGCGCAGCACCGCCAACATACTCAGGGGCATGCTGGAGCTCATTTCGATCACCGGCGCGCTTATCGCGCAGGCGCTGGACCAGTACGGCATCCTGGCGAAGGTCGCCGCCTGGGCGGAGGGACACATCCGCTCGCTAGGCATGGTGGGCGGCGCCCTCAAGCAGGCGCTGACCAAATTCCTCGATTCATTGGGCTGGAGCGACATCCTCAGCCCCGGCGACGTCTGGGAGCGCGGCAAGCGCATCTTCACCGAACCGATCGACCGGCTCATCTCCTTCGGCAAGACGCTTGTCGGCGACATACTCGGCTTCATACGCGAGGCCGTGCTGATGCCTCTCGCCAAACTGGCCGAGGGCACGCGCGGCTACGACCTGCTCAAGGCAGTGCTCGGCCAGGACCCCGTGACGGGAGAGAAGGTCGCGCCCACGGCCGAAGCTTTCGTGGGCGGCTTCCTCAAGCTGATCGGCCAGGAAGATATCTGGGAAAACATCCAGAAGGCCAAGGCGCTGCCGCGTATCTGGGCCTGGTTCCAGGGTGCGATGGCCAGTCTCAAGGGCGTTGTGTCGCAGATCCCCGCCCTGTTCATCGCCGCGCTCAAGGCGCTTGACATCAGCGACCTCGTCCTGCCGTTCAAGGCCTTCGGCAAGCTGGTCAACGTGTTCGGCAGCTTTGTCGGCCAGTTCGTCAGCTGGGGCCTCGGCGCGGCATGGACACTGCTCGAGATCGTCTTCGACGTGGTTAGCCCCGGCGCGCTCGTCTATGTCAAGAAGACGGGTGCGGCGCTCAAGGGCATTCTCAAGAATCCCCTGCCTTTCGTCGGCAATCTAGTAAAGGCCGCCAAGCTCGGCTTCACCGATTTCGCCGGCAACTTCCTGACGCATCTGAAGGCGGGGCTGATCGACTGGCTGACCGGCTCCCTTCCTGGGATCTACATCCCCAAGGCATTCTCCCTCGTCGAGATCGCCAAGTTCGCATTCTCGGTCCTGGGCCTGACCTGGGCCAATATCCGCGCCAAGCTGGTAACGGCCGTGGGCGGGCCGGTCGTCAAGGCACTGGAGACCGGCTTCGACATCGTCGTGAAGCTCGTTCGCGAGGGGCCAGCCGCCGCCTGGGATCTCATCAAGGAGCAGCTCGCCAATCTCAAGGACATGGTCATAGGCGGCATCACCGACTTCGTGGTCGACACGGTAGTGAAGAAGGCGATCCCCAAGCTGATCTCGATGTTCATACCGGGAGCGGGATTCATTTCGGCGATCCTGTCGATCTACGACACCGTAATGGTCTTCGTGAACAAGATCTCGCAGATCATCCAAGTCGTCAAAAGCTTCATCGACTCGATCGTGGCCATCGCCGCCGGCCAGATCGCCCCGGCCGCGCAACGCGTCGAGGGGATCCTCGCCAACCTGCTGTCGCTCGCGATCAACTTCCTCGCCGGCTTCGCCGGCTTGGGCAAGGTCGCGGACAAGATCATGGGCGTGATCAACAAGATCCGCGCACCGATAGACAAGGCGCTGGACTGGCTGATCGGCTGGATCGTCGGAATGGCCAAGAAGCTCGGCAAGGGCATTGTCCAGGCCGGCGTGCCAAAGGATCCGCTGAAGCGGCTCGACCTGGCCGCCAGTGCGGCGACGGCCGCGGCCAAGCGACTGGGCAACGGGTTCACCAAGCCCCTGTTGATCCCAATCCTCGCCAGCATCAAGGCGCGCTACGGCCTTGCGTCGATAGACGTCTTCGAACGTGGCGGAAGCTGGTGGGTGAGTGCGGCGATCAATCCCAAGCTCGAGCGCAACATGGGCATCATCACCGTCGGAACGCCCGCCGCGGCTGCCGCAAGCACCCTGACGCCGATGAAGCAGGTGTCGATCGACTTCAAATGCAACACCGGCAAGTACATCCTGTCGGTTTACTCCCAGCAGCTCAAGGGCCAGGAGGACGGCTTGAACGTCATCTCGGTGAAGGACTGGAAGGACAACCGCAAGTCCTACGATGCGAGCGGTCGCGGATCGTCGGTACCGCAGGAAGAGGTCCGCGAGCTCTACCGGAAAGATCTCAAATCCCGTAATATGACCCCCACGGAGATCGAATTCCAGCTCGCCCGTCTTGCGGCGCTGCACGAGCCCGATCTCGTTGCAGGTGGCTTCAACACGATAGCGAAGCTCGGTTCCCGCTACATCAATTCGTCGATCGGCTCGCAGTGGAAGACAAAGGTCGAAGACATCGAGACAGGCGTCAAGGCGATCGACAAGAAGGATTGGCCCAAGCAAAGGATCAATGTGAAGCTCCAGGCAGTCGCATTCACGGAAGCATGA
- a CDS encoding phage tail protein, with protein sequence MSPSRTSAFLFATKAQWASCLFVGADRQALDSGAGPAPSAPWGTPPQLVATRGAIAPTITDTGDLIWRDDAGVIQRLHDGDTGPVALAAPTGADGTVRMVAAPGILWTLDRAGTLQALDIDSLSRLLVVATGSGKVVDIAAGAHGSLYALVHESGHHSLAHVDRAGRIDSERPLDLPAEQDAPPRHGPQLAYLHRTRDVVVLTEVGTRLSWIDAETGTILTSMPITTLRPCFDATVIGNDGCDRLFIAGVDGRAAGGRSRVLTIGDGGDVLGNTAFDGMPTGLVADRRRLCVTTSSGLLRFEPAGTVPLDSGELRTTLVTPALQSPAATGQRWTRIEADADLPEGCTIEISLASCDDSTMRDTIAGQLANAAVPAPHRLHGWREAMAPVRTFVFHGKGSEPGPASTFSVPLHDIRDPYLCIGIAIIAAPGSGMPRLRQLVVHYPGLMLIDNLPAIYRRGEFETGSFLRGLVGVLEATTQDLDGRIADLGHNIHPKTAPPEWLDFVARWMGLPWHDALSADQKRRIVVNARALADSHGTRRGLELLLASLLPGEPPRFRIVDLMADYGVARLGHDGCPGARLPAMLAGLPKTASELGNKAMLGSARLACGEPEDITARLAGRIRVDLALDSAEERDWSPWLRDLIESVLPAAARVELRWLGRRAFTIRNELHDDLILDDDPPARLGTDAVTGLARLGGNERTTIPDRISGSSSLQ encoded by the coding sequence ATGAGCCCGTCCCGGACCTCGGCCTTCCTTTTCGCCACGAAGGCGCAATGGGCCAGCTGCCTGTTCGTCGGCGCCGACCGCCAGGCGCTCGACTCCGGCGCGGGACCGGCCCCATCCGCACCCTGGGGAACGCCGCCGCAGCTTGTCGCCACGCGTGGAGCAATCGCCCCGACGATCACCGACACCGGCGACCTGATCTGGCGCGACGACGCCGGCGTGATCCAGCGCCTGCACGATGGCGATACCGGGCCCGTTGCCCTGGCTGCGCCGACGGGGGCCGATGGGACAGTGCGGATGGTCGCCGCGCCTGGAATTCTCTGGACATTGGATCGGGCAGGGACGCTGCAGGCATTGGATATCGACAGCCTCAGCCGCCTGCTCGTCGTCGCCACCGGCAGCGGCAAGGTCGTCGACATCGCGGCCGGTGCCCATGGCTCGCTTTACGCGCTGGTCCACGAATCCGGGCACCATAGCCTCGCGCATGTCGACCGCGCCGGAAGGATCGATTCCGAACGCCCGCTGGATCTGCCTGCCGAACAAGATGCCCCTCCACGCCACGGCCCGCAGCTGGCCTATCTGCATCGCACCCGAGATGTCGTCGTGCTGACCGAGGTAGGAACCCGGCTTAGCTGGATCGACGCGGAGACAGGCACGATCCTGACATCCATGCCGATCACGACGCTGCGGCCTTGTTTCGACGCCACCGTGATCGGCAACGACGGTTGCGACAGGCTGTTCATCGCCGGCGTCGATGGTCGTGCCGCGGGCGGCCGCTCTCGGGTTCTGACGATTGGAGACGGCGGTGACGTCCTTGGAAACACTGCCTTCGACGGCATGCCTACCGGGCTGGTCGCGGATCGCCGGCGTCTGTGCGTGACCACGTCGAGCGGGCTGCTGCGCTTCGAGCCCGCCGGAACGGTGCCACTGGACAGTGGCGAGCTGCGCACCACACTCGTCACGCCGGCACTGCAATCGCCCGCGGCGACAGGGCAGCGCTGGACCCGCATCGAAGCAGACGCGGACCTTCCCGAAGGATGTACCATCGAGATCAGCTTGGCATCCTGTGACGACAGCACGATGCGCGACACGATCGCCGGCCAGTTGGCCAATGCCGCCGTGCCCGCACCGCACCGGCTCCATGGCTGGCGCGAGGCGATGGCGCCGGTCCGTACCTTCGTCTTCCATGGCAAGGGCAGCGAGCCGGGCCCGGCCAGCACGTTCTCGGTTCCACTCCATGACATCCGCGACCCCTATCTCTGCATCGGCATCGCCATCATCGCCGCGCCGGGCAGCGGGATGCCGCGCCTGCGGCAACTTGTCGTCCACTATCCGGGCCTGATGCTGATCGACAATCTCCCCGCGATCTATCGCCGGGGGGAATTCGAGACCGGCAGCTTCCTGCGCGGGCTGGTCGGCGTGCTCGAGGCCACCACGCAGGATCTGGACGGACGGATAGCCGATCTCGGCCACAACATCCATCCCAAGACCGCCCCGCCGGAATGGCTCGACTTCGTCGCGCGATGGATGGGGCTGCCATGGCACGACGCGCTGTCCGCCGATCAAAAGCGCAGGATCGTCGTCAATGCCCGAGCGCTGGCGGATTCCCACGGAACCCGCCGGGGCCTCGAACTCCTGCTCGCATCCCTGCTTCCGGGAGAGCCGCCCCGCTTTCGCATCGTCGATCTCATGGCGGACTATGGCGTAGCGCGGCTGGGCCACGACGGCTGCCCCGGCGCGCGGCTGCCGGCCATGCTCGCGGGACTTCCGAAGACGGCGTCGGAACTCGGCAACAAGGCGATGCTGGGAAGCGCGCGACTTGCCTGCGGCGAGCCGGAAGACATAACCGCACGGCTCGCCGGCCGCATCCGCGTCGACCTTGCGCTGGATTCGGCCGAGGAGCGCGACTGGTCGCCCTGGCTGCGCGACCTCATCGAGTCGGTGCTGCCAGCGGCGGCGCGCGTCGAGCTGCGCTGGCTGGGCCGCAGGGCTTTCACCATCCGGAACGAACTCCACGACGATCTCATTCTCGACGATGATCCGCCTGCGCGGCTGGGCACCGATGCCGTGACCGGGCTGGCCCGGCTCGGCGGAAATGAACGCACAACCATACCCGATCGGATATCGGGAAGTTCCTCGTTGCAATAG
- a CDS encoding putative baseplate assembly protein, translating into MTRLAPVLFNRRYRDLVEIGRSRLPGLAPEWTDHNAHDPGITLIELLAWVTEAQLYSLSRMRRDERAAYAALMGLVPTGMQPARGLLWPDRDDPDAQAQMLQQAVFIPADTAIHISGGNVPSFLPARPMLWIPARIVSVRSRFPDGMSADHLSANVRGGPAFAPFGDGDGRGVVFELVLSATGWLPLFETDRPRDSTLSIGIRVERGSAEAAASSGTGAPFEVTLTTEEGTFPLAVIKDGTHGMLRTGVMVLDISAVEGAPKVATVEFRAPTGVDRAPRLLRIEPNVLAIVQHRMVEEQHDADGNPDQQFDLETPGITFPPGAAPVVIEVERHGAIAPWTQCERLSDAGPEDRVFAFDPAAARVMFGNGINGAIPPAETTIIARYTASDGRLGNVAANRKWVVRGFAGNFGMNIDVIADGADAPGLIDQRSAARIAIREGHALVSAGDFETAALGLPYLEVSRAWMRPPTSGSLAGEPMQLIVMRTRQQGREPELVPETGRWLAAVQRALNARLLLGTRIVVAAPRYVDFAIAGTVEPEPRIEPSKVEKRILEELARRLTLVSPSPAIPARPFGLNVTARDVSAWIEALPEVRRVRELRFLPAEGVTADQVTLTATGLPRLNVDGSDIKAVRPGEGGST; encoded by the coding sequence GTGACGAGGCTTGCACCCGTTCTCTTCAACCGTCGCTATCGGGACCTGGTCGAGATCGGCCGCTCGCGCCTGCCCGGACTCGCACCGGAATGGACGGACCACAACGCGCATGATCCGGGCATAACGCTGATCGAACTGCTTGCCTGGGTCACCGAGGCGCAGCTCTATTCGCTGTCGCGGATGCGCCGCGACGAGCGCGCCGCCTATGCCGCCCTGATGGGTCTCGTGCCGACCGGCATGCAGCCCGCTCGGGGCCTGCTCTGGCCAGACCGCGACGATCCCGATGCACAGGCGCAGATGCTGCAGCAGGCGGTGTTCATACCCGCAGACACCGCGATCCACATTTCGGGCGGCAATGTGCCGAGCTTCCTTCCGGCGCGTCCGATGCTCTGGATTCCCGCGCGCATCGTTTCGGTTCGAAGCCGGTTCCCGGACGGCATGTCGGCTGACCATCTTTCCGCCAATGTCCGCGGCGGACCGGCCTTTGCGCCGTTCGGCGACGGTGACGGCCGCGGCGTGGTGTTCGAACTCGTCCTGTCGGCGACCGGCTGGCTGCCGCTCTTCGAGACCGACCGGCCGCGAGACAGCACCCTGTCCATCGGCATCCGCGTGGAGCGGGGTAGCGCAGAGGCCGCCGCGAGCAGCGGGACAGGCGCCCCCTTCGAGGTGACACTGACCACCGAGGAGGGGACTTTCCCGCTGGCTGTGATCAAGGATGGCACCCATGGCATGCTGCGCACGGGCGTGATGGTCCTCGACATCTCTGCAGTCGAGGGCGCGCCGAAGGTGGCGACGGTCGAGTTTCGCGCCCCGACGGGCGTCGACCGCGCACCGCGCCTGCTGCGCATCGAGCCGAACGTCCTTGCCATCGTCCAGCACAGGATGGTCGAGGAACAGCACGACGCCGATGGCAATCCCGACCAGCAGTTCGACCTGGAAACACCCGGCATCACATTTCCGCCGGGCGCGGCACCGGTGGTCATCGAGGTCGAACGACACGGCGCAATCGCGCCATGGACGCAATGTGAGCGGCTATCCGATGCCGGCCCGGAGGATCGTGTCTTCGCCTTCGATCCGGCCGCAGCAAGGGTGATGTTCGGCAATGGCATAAACGGGGCGATCCCGCCGGCCGAAACGACGATCATTGCACGCTATACCGCCAGTGACGGCAGGCTCGGCAATGTCGCGGCCAATCGCAAATGGGTGGTTCGCGGCTTCGCCGGCAATTTTGGCATGAATATCGACGTGATCGCCGATGGCGCCGACGCACCCGGGCTGATCGACCAACGCAGCGCGGCCCGGATCGCCATTCGCGAAGGCCATGCGCTGGTCAGCGCGGGGGATTTCGAGACGGCGGCGCTCGGCCTTCCCTACCTTGAGGTGAGTCGTGCCTGGATGCGGCCGCCGACCAGCGGCAGCCTTGCCGGTGAGCCGATGCAGCTCATCGTCATGCGGACGAGACAGCAGGGCCGGGAGCCGGAACTGGTTCCGGAAACCGGCCGCTGGCTGGCGGCGGTGCAACGCGCGTTGAACGCGCGCCTTCTGCTGGGAACCCGCATTGTCGTCGCCGCGCCGCGCTATGTCGATTTTGCTATTGCCGGCACCGTCGAGCCGGAGCCCCGGATCGAGCCGTCCAAGGTGGAGAAACGCATTCTCGAGGAACTGGCCCGACGCCTCACCTTGGTCAGCCCTTCGCCGGCGATCCCCGCAAGACCGTTCGGCCTCAACGTGACGGCGCGCGACGTGTCGGCCTGGATCGAGGCATTGCCCGAGGTCCGGCGAGTTCGGGAGCTCCGGTTCCTTCCGGCCGAGGGCGTCACGGCCGACCAGGTGACGCTGACGGCAACCGGCCTGCCGCGCCTCAACGTCGACGGTTCCGATATCAAGGCGGTTCGGCCAGGGGAGGGGGGATCGACATGA